The stretch of DNA GAGCCGAAGGCCGTGATGAGCAGGACGGGCAGGGTGGGTTCCGTGTGCTTGACCCGCTTGAGGACCTCCATGCCGTCCATGCCGGGCATGCGGAGGTCCGTGAGCACGAGGTCCACGCCCCCCTGCTCTTGGAGGTAGCGCAGACCCTGCACGGGGTCCTGGTACCCCGCGACCCGGAATCCCACCTTCTCCAAGGCGCGGGTCAAGCTCCGGAGGTTTTCCGCTTCGTCCTCGAGGATCAGAATGGTGCTTCGTGTCATTCTGGCATACTCACCGTGCCTAGAGTACCAGCTTAGCAAGGCAAGTGCCAGCCGGAAGCGGAGGCCGCGACCCACGGGGACCGGGCAGGGGCCGCCCAGGCCCCGCGGGGGTTTCGCGGCGCGGTCCTATCCCTTCTTTCCCTTGGCGATGATGGACAGGCGCCCTCCCTGGGCTTTGGTCCTGGGCGTGTCTTTGTGGGATTCGGACAGGGCGATCTCGCCGCCCGCCATGGAGAGGCCGAGTTCGCGGCCGATGTGCCCGCCGATTTGGACGCGCCCTCCCACCATTTCTTCGCCGGCCTGGTCCCAGGTGAGGTCCCGGACCTCGATCGTGCCCCCGCTCATGCGGTACCCCGTGGAGTACCCGGCGTTCCCCCGGATGACGATCAGGCCGCCCACCATTCGGTTGCCCGCGAAATCGTGGGCGTTCCGCTCCACGAGGATCCTGCCTCCGATCATGGAGTGGCCCAGGTGGTTCTCCGCCAGGCCCTTGATGACCAGGTCGCCGCCCCGCATGCCCATGCCCGCGTAGTCCGCCACGTCGCCTTCCACGGTCAGGGTGCCGGATTCCATGTACGCGCCGGCGTAGTCCCCGAGGTCTCCCTTGACGGTCAGATCGAAACGCCTCAGGCCGGTCCCGAGACCGACGAGGCGGGCCCCGCCCAGGGGGGACAGGTCCAGGGTCTGATTCGACGCGAGGGTCTGGAAAACCGCGGAAAGGAAGAGCCCGCACTTTCGGGCGAAGGCGGGGTGGTCGCCCTCGGCCGCCACGGCGAGGAGCGCTTCCTGAAGGGAGGCCGCGGCGGCCCCGCCGGAGGGGAGAGCCGCCTTGGCGCCTTCGAAGTCCTTGGCGAGGCTCTCGGCGAAGGGGCTGTTCAGGTACGCGACGAAAACGTCTCGAATCGACATGATCTCCCCCTCCTCCGGATCACGCGGGCGCGTGCCAGGCGCGGAACGGATCGCGCACGTAGGCGTCGATGGACCGGGCCGCCTCGCGGCCCGCGCGGGTGGCGAGAATGACGGTGGCCGCGCCCGTGATGGCGTCGCCGCCCGCGAAGACCTTGGGCACCGTGGTCATGTAGGTCTCCCGGTTCACCTTGATGACCGACCCCCACTTGGTGGCGAGCCCCTGGAGGCTCGAGGGGATGAGCACGTTGGGCGTCTGGCCGATGGCCACCACCACGAGGTCGCAGTCGATGATGTAGTTGCTGTCGGGAATGGGTACCGGGCGCCGGCGGCCCGAGGCGTCGGGCTCGCCCAGCTGCATGCGCTGGACCTCCACCGCCTTGACGAAGCCCTTCTCGTCGCCGATGTACCGGACGGGCGCGGAAAGCAGGGTGAAGATGGCGCCCTCCTCTTCGGCGTGCTCGATCTCCTCGCCCCGGCCGGGCATCTCCTCCCGCGTGCGGCGGTAGACGATCTGGGCTTCTTCCGCGCCCAGGCGGAGGCTGATCCGCACCACGTCGAAGGCCGTGAACCCTGCGCCCACCACCACGGCGCGCTTCGGTTTCTTGACGGGGGTCCCGGCGTCGGGGTGGTTCCAGGCCCGCATGAGGTTGACGCGGGTCAGGAATTCGTTGGCCGAGTAAATCCCGTTCAAATTCTCCCCGGGGATGTTCATCATGTTGGGGTAGCCGGCTCCCGTGGCCACGAAGACGGCATCGAACTCGTCCAGCACCTCCTGAACGGGCATGGTCCGGCCCACGACCACGTTGCACTCGATCTTCACCCCCAGGGATTCCACGAACTCCACCTCCTTCTGGACGATGGCCTTCGGGAGGCGGAACTCGGGGATTCCGTACATGAGGACGCCGCCGGGCTTGTGGAGGGCCTCGAAGAGGTGGACGGTGTGGCCCATCTTGGCGAGGTCCGCCGAGCAGGACAGGCCCGCCGGGCCGGACCCGAGGACGGCCACCTTGAATCCCGTGGCGGGCTGCTTGCGCACGTCGCGGCGCCCGGCGTGGCCGAACTGCCAGTCGGCGGCGAACCGCTCGAGCCGGCCGATGGCGATGGGGTTCCCCTTGTTGGTGTCGTTGATGATGCAGGCGGCCTCGCAGAGGTTCTCCTGAGGGCAGACTCGGCCGCACACGGCGGGCAGGTTGTTGTACTTCCGGATGTCCTCC from Acidobacteriota bacterium encodes:
- the gltA gene encoding NADPH-dependent glutamate synthase is translated as MAETVDIAALGGVKEGEKKRPRSKEPRREIACQTVEARIRNYDEVALGYSEADAVYEAMRCLECPKPRCVVACPVHIDIPTFIGLISRGKFTEAAEDIRKYNNLPAVCGRVCPQENLCEAACIINDTNKGNPIAIGRLERFAADWQFGHAGRRDVRKQPATGFKVAVLGSGPAGLSCSADLAKMGHTVHLFEALHKPGGVLMYGIPEFRLPKAIVQKEVEFVESLGVKIECNVVVGRTMPVQEVLDEFDAVFVATGAGYPNMMNIPGENLNGIYSANEFLTRVNLMRAWNHPDAGTPVKKPKRAVVVGAGFTAFDVVRISLRLGAEEAQIVYRRTREEMPGRGEEIEHAEEEGAIFTLLSAPVRYIGDEKGFVKAVEVQRMQLGEPDASGRRRPVPIPDSNYIIDCDLVVVAIGQTPNVLIPSSLQGLATKWGSVIKVNRETYMTTVPKVFAGGDAITGAATVILATRAGREAARSIDAYVRDPFRAWHAPA